In the Augochlora pura isolate Apur16 chromosome 7, APUR_v2.2.1, whole genome shotgun sequence genome, aaaaagagaaaatagaaatttctgaagaaactgtattaatataaatcgaagttatttattgatttcttcatttatttaaggAAGAAGCTTTTCGCACAAGATAATAAGGTAATACGtgaggaaaaacaaaataaaactaacacagaagaaaatattgtttggtaaggttaataaaaataattattgtacaatatgttGCAGCGATAATTTTAGGCCTCTTAAGATTTGTTTAGTTACATCTGTGCGCGTGTAGAgttagtataattattcattctatttatacaattttggGATCCatactttgtttattaatatttatactgttgCGTAGAAGCAAAACAGTATGGAGTCCAAATGACATTGCCATATTCCAAAAAAAGGTCTTGTTAGAGCATAGTAAAAAATTCCAAGTGTGTTGATATTACTGAAGAGGCGATATGATTATTCAAGCCTTGCGGTTTTTTTTACGGTTACCGATTGTCAACATCTATAAAACCGAGGCGAAGGCTGGAATAATCGTATTTCACCTTAAATTGTCCATTTGTGTTTACGAGTTGAAGAACAATTGGAGAGAATAAggagtataattataaattaattaaattaagtagaATCACGATACTAAGTAAACATACTTAAGAATAGTAACCATAATAGTAATTTTGTGGACCGCGTATTAATCGCAAGCAGAACTGATCATTTCAAGAATGTACCACGTCGATACTTCCCACTTTTAAGTCTGTGAACTGATGCACTTAATTAATTCCTGCTGCAACAGCAAAACGCGGTAATGCAGCGCACACTGGCATTTGCAGGTGCAGACTTTCGCAATTGCAACGAGATGGAGCTGCAATTCTCTTCTACATTCTATATCGCCTCGAAACTTATACACAAGGGGCGTAATTAACCCAgtattaaccacttcggtacggcgcgcatcggccacgaaactgtgcccacagccggcactcaccatgcgcatgctacttcgtgcatcgacagtgaatccgttttgctcttttacagatctttgacgagaaaagcttatttatgtgtatttctggacgtaaacactgcattTGTAGAGATAAGccaaaagttcttggcagtcgactatagtcgactatagtcgatgctcggccgtgtgcgttcatatcacggccgtcgactatagtcgacactcggctgtgcgtgttcatcggtggccgtcgactatagtcgacgctcgtaccgaagtggttaacaAAAGTTCAGCAACagcagtaattattatatttaaaaaagtaatttcgatttcgtgtagaaaatgaaaatcgccATTTTACAAAACAACCTTTGTTCACGACCAAAAATCATTCAGAATAAAAGGTgtggtaattattaaattaatttcattagtgaaattgaaatgcaGCATACTGTAAATCACCGATTAAAACGATGTTGTTACAGAAAATCGAGGCCTATCTCTTATTCCCTGTTAAGTACCAAacttatttctaaaaattgaaaaatggcaaattaaatttgtgGCATCTTCGACTTAATTTAATCGTCCACGGCGTAATTGTACGTTAAACACGTATAATAAGCCGCACGCGCCACTGTTAACTTACTGGGCGTCTCGTCGACACCTACACGAAGTTGCTGCCGAGTCTAGTTCACCTTGATGGACGAAGGTGTATCACACTTTTTGTTCTAGCAGGAAAAGGTATACCCTTTCGGAAAAGCGACGTCCCGGCAGGTGTCCAGTATCaagcaaaatttatatactatttataaggTTGCTCCGAACTATGAACATTAACTCCGTGTAACTTGAAAGAGTTTTACAAgtccgttaataaagaataataataataatagtaataataataataataaaatacaccGTGAAAACAGTGGTTGGATTTTGCGGACCTTGCGAGAGAACAATAGATCTCTTCACTATAGTCTCCGTGCAATTTCAAATCCTTATTCTTCACACGTTTTCCGTTTCTGAAACTTCATTttgctgaataaaataaacgctACCTGCGAAGATGCTACTGCGGAGAATTCTCTGCGAAAACAAAAGCACAATACCTGGCGCCGTTATTCTGCTAATCATTCCACATATGTGCATGTATTTAAATTCGCTGCTTCGCTTATATTCGAACAACACAAAGGAAAATTTTTGCATGACGCTAAACATTCTAAATGTTTATTCGCGCATCTCCTCGGATTCTTGATCTTAACAAACTGGTTCTGAAAAACGTGAATTCCCAATCGCTTGTCCCCTAATTATAAACATGTGTATTTTATCATCGCGAAAGgacgtttcgtttttattgaaCGAAATTAGCATAGAATATAGCATCGATTAGCATAATAAAAGTTTGAGAAGCTTGACGTCTTAAAAACTACAACGACGTCCGAAGACGggaatagtaaataaaaaaaaggagaacggAAAAGTCGCGGGATCTCCCGTCGATTTCCAGGTTTTTGCGGTGGAAATCCGCGCGACGTGTGTTAATTCAGTCGCGAGATCTTTTTCGCTCCGATTACATCACACGGTCGTTAATATTGAAATCGGAAATTTGTCGGGACGGAGTCATCGCCGACTATGCAACAGCGCGACAAAAATCACGGGAAACCGCGGCCGCCCACGCGTGCGGAACCGCCATTTTCGTTTGCGTTATGAGGCATCTTCTAATTGTGCGAGGTGAACGCGGATCTCGCCGGGCGTGTGCGCGACGATTTGCATCCTGCAACTGCGTCATCGCGCGCAACATAATCCGACGACGGTCACCCAATGATCATTAGAATTTCGAGAGTGGGCGCGCGGGCCTTGCGGCGGAGTTTACCAACGCGGTTCATTTGCAACGCTCGATTCGCAATAAACGTCCGACCACCAACCATCGTTTTCTGCAAATCAGACTCGTGGCTGTGAgaacatttaaccctttgcactcgaagccattttaactgtgaatttaaaatcattttcctggctcattaTATTTTCGTTCCATCTAACAAAGTGCGTTTTCacgcatacgaaattgattttagcGACTCGTACGAACAGTTCCGctgtttaacaattgtttaaatcgaaatttataaatataaatttaaatcgaattttataactataaaaatgatcttgaacgtgatagaacaatctGCCTCGGAGATAGcactcgagtggaaagggttgaaTTATAGCGATTCGGTTGAATAGAGGGGGGAGGAAGGGGGTccctcttaaccctttgcaactcgagtggcgactaaacggcgccattaaaattgttgttccaaaatcatttttgtagatGTTGCCAAAGCTTcgacttaaaaaattgttgaaagtgtaactgttatatgagtcacgagactcaatttcatgcGCATAGAaggaattttgttatataaaatgaaaatacaagaagccagaaaaattattttagatttgcagttgaaatggcttcgagtgcaaagggttaaaactcaAAGATCGTAAAAACTCAAGGTCGCAGATGCCAATGGAAGTTATTTCGATtgaatatactaaataatgtgaaaaattgcgatttttgttttttatttttattcaacacgagggaattatagaaaaacaacgaaattatagaaattaccAATTGCCTCCAAGTGACAGCTtggatttttcgaaaactaattcattaatttacgtgaattttttaagtaaaataatatctcaaaTTACTTCAAGTTCGTCGATTTTTGAGGAACTGTGAAAACTTGATCGAAAACGTGACGATCTCAGTGGTTACATAACTGTTGCACTGCGGTACTTTCagcaaaattttcattcaaagaAATTGAAGACGAAATTCagtagataaaaatgttgatttgTAAATTTACCTTGCCCTttgataaaatcaaaaattatattatgccaagcaatattattaaatagttgtGGCCGAGAACTTGCGAACTCGCACCTAAGGAGGCTAATggttacataattattacactGTGGAACTTAGTAAGAAACAAAGATTCGGTagaatttcacatttttcgatattaacattacatttagattagtattatatttagtcTAGCAATCGTAATTATATTCTGTAATCNNNNNNNNNNNNNNNNNNNNNNNNNNNNNNNNNNNNNNNNNNNNNNNNNNNNNNNNNNNNNNNNNNNNNNNNNNNNNNNNNNNNNNNNNNNNNNNNNNNNGTACATTGACAATATCATAATGacatgaaaatttcattctttacCCTCGAATGATGATTTCGAGGCtcgctaataataatagctaaAAGTtgtatatttaacataaatataagtGAAACATTGTTTTGAATGAGAGGGTAATTTTGAATGGTTTCAAATGCATCATATGTAATTAAGGTTGTTACTTAAAATATGGCACTCgtacataatacaatattaaaagatattatcAACTTTTATTTACTACAAACTATCGCATAGTATAGCtaaatattctcaatttttgaaaatgaattgacttaattctaattcaattacacttataaaactaattaattcatttaaataaagttaaaaaaaattaatctaattcCAGTGTTAAGATTgatccgagtgcaaaggactAATCAATACTTCGATTGCATTTCAAggcagaaatattatttaaaaaatttaacagaTTTCAGTGGTCGGTCTTTCAATCGGCGGCAACGCTGCCGCCGATGTTCTGGTGCAGCCAGGCTACGGTCAACCGCAAACCCCGTTGCTTCCGCAACAGATAGCGCAACCCTTTCCAACAGTTCCACGCGTTCCAGGCTACGGCGCGTTCCAGCAACACAGTCCTGGATATCATCTGGAGCTTCATCCGATCTACGGGCATTTAGGCCACTCGTACGGTGGATTAGGACATCATCATGGTCACGATTTATTGCCGATTCACTCGAAACCACTATATAGACACCTGCCCTATGGCGACTACGGGGGGCTGAGTGGTTTTGGACTTCCCGGCACGCGTGGAATCGTACCACCCCAGATTCCTTTGGTGAGCATCGGAGCCATTTACACGAACTTTTCCATGACAGTTAAACCGTGAATTCCATGCACTCGTGGCATTTTATCTTTCTGTTAGTAGATAACGTGAGAGATTCGTCTCTGcataactatataaaatatagatatataactatataaattacaataaaaagttGGACAAAAGAATTTGTGATGCGCGAAAAATAGCAGTCATATGTCGGTTATAGAATGATAACAGTTTTAGTCATTTTCATCTGACAAGCGCTTTTTAGTCTTTAACTAAAAATCGGGAGAAGGTGTACAATGtcgaagaacatttttatgagaaattttcaatcgcGCAATTTACATCGCCGTGACACTTTGCTAGTTGATTACTTTCACAGTCGTGTAcgactatttttctattaatagaAGAAAGCCTTAAAGATCGTTGCAAGTTCACTTTAAACTGAAATCAAATACCGGGAAGACGGTTTCtaatttcgatttcaaagGCACGGGTAATACTCGGGTTTATTAAATTCTGCCGGAGCTATTTGCCAGAGGACTAGCTCgatattaaaatgcaaattaagGGAAGATTGGAAACCCATGAACACGATCGCCTATTCAATATTATGTATTCGTGCAACGGTCTGCGCCAGACTGAAGAAATAATGACTATATTAACTGTAAGatttttcttaaagaaaataatcgaattgatttatttatttaccgacagcttactataattatagtagCTGTATCTAAAAGATACTAGACTCTAGATACTCTGaagaataattacagaaataacTTTTCGATTATTTGAAACGAATCGTTAAGAAATTCTCAACCGTTGATCTGTGATTTTGAAAAAGctattacagaattattcataaatagaTTTATCACTTGAGTGTTAAGATTATCATAgtactattaattaatgtaacttTTCTCAGGCAGCAAATGGAAGATATAGAAGATCCATTGGTGAGCCGCCCAGCGATGGGGTTCAACGAGAAAAGCGCGAGAGTGTGGCTGTGGCCACGAAGCCGACCCTAAACGGAGACAATGGGATGGTCGTTGATTTCTTAAATCAAGACAAAGAAGGTATGAAcatttgtatacatatgtagatACAAGTCTTCGTTCATATTTAGTTAATTGTTCGCCTAGAATCTTGTTCCCTTCACTAGAAGAATTGTTGAGCGAAGAATAAAACGCAACCGTATcacatttcaattaattttgcatcTTACAAGCCTGCGAACATGCTGCCCATGCATAAAGAGTCATAGTCTACTTATCGCTAGgctgcgaatctttatgcaaataaacTCTTTCTGCATGAATTGCGAGAAATTCGAGCCAAACAGAAAGTCACTTTTCAGAGACTTAATTAGCTGAGAACAATGCATTACGTGTTCGAAATTTTCCTTAAAACGATGTCcgttataaattcataaaaatctgcaataTACAGTACCCTAGTCCCTTTaacatttcaaagaaaattaagtCATTCTGTCCACTTTTGAAAcaagttattgcattttagAAGGATTACTTTTTGCCaggattaatataatgaatacgAATAGCTTTCCAATCAatatcttaaccctttgcggacgagtAAGAGGGCGACAGTCGGTGTtcatgttaaaataatttgtatataaattatataattgtacaatataattgcatataatcgtatataaattatatttctattatacacaaatgaaaataatttgtatacaagacGCTCGACaaatctgagaaaatcgcctcgtcCTGATACCTGGCTTGGACGAAAAAGTCATCGCCCGCTAAGAGTTGAACGTCGTGTACTCATCCAACAACGAGAAGGAAAGACTGGTCCTATAATGAAGTTATTCTGTTCGACAGAGAAACGCGTGGAAGTCCGTCAGAGCAAAAACGATCAAGCAGAATCCGACTCAACTCTATTAGGCCTGAATCCACCGAGCATGTATCCCGCACAGAATCAATACCAGTTCGCGATGCCAGCCTCCAGTTCCTATCAGCAAATCGTCAACGAAGAGCCCGCGCCGCCAGCCCAAATAAATACCCGAGCCGCGATACACGAGCAAGCAACACCGCAAAACCAAGCTGCAGCTACGACGGCGAACACAGTTCGTGAAACAAGATCTGGATATGCATCGAGTATGTTACCTCCGCAGGTATTGGTACTGAACCAATCGCCGTGGAGGACAGCGCAGGTCGTTGTGCAAGACCCAAAACGAAATTATCCTGACCCGAGACCGATGACCGACGCGGAGAGGATCGatcatgaaaaattgaaaaatcacgTGGTGAGTGCTCGATTTTAACCAATTTACCAGCCATCTAGAAAATAGTATTCCTGTCACACGACACCGAGAATTAACCTAATTTAGAGAATTAACCTCATCTTAGGACTTCTTTCAtgattacaattattgaaacttCATGTGcctcgtaattttttaatagcaagAAAACATTTATACTAATATCTTTTACATGAcaaattctacaaattttattaacaaaacttATTAACTTATATATCtatacttattaattatttatcattactTGAGATGTTAAGagtttaaaacaaaataccTTTAGACGTTAAGAAGTCAATTAACAGTCTTTCAGTAAATAAAGAGTTTCATTTCTTAGAATCGACTTGGAAAACGTTCATTTTGCTTGAAGAACCACAATCTTCTTAATTCTATCAAGTTGTCAAGATTATGCTTCCCGTTTCTTTGTTCTTCTGGCTCGCGCCAATGTCGACCAATTTTAAGCAACGAACATTCCATCTTCCAGGAAAGCCAGCAAGCCAAAAGCCCGGAATCGAGCGAAAAAGACGAGATAGTGGGTTCTCACCATCATCACAAGATTAAGACGATAACGCACATCCACCAACACGCAAAGTTCCGATCCAACGACTACGAGAACGAACCTTACACGCCGTGCACCTGTCAGAATCCCGTCTACACGGTTTACAGCGACGCTACAAATAACTTGCCGTTGACGCAGTTAGGCGTACAGGAACCGGGATTGGCTCTTCAGCTCGCATCCCTGCCAGAGACCGATTCACCAAACATGGGATACTACGTGGTTGCACCGCAAACCTACAGTAGCCCCATCGTCTACTCCGACTATAGTTATTCTGCAATGCCGTCGGTAATTGCGCAGGACGCTAAACTATAGTATGCCAGTCGCagcaaattaattaagttGACGAACGATTGAACTCGTCGAACAATGATGCtgaactatatttattatgttttgcGAGCACCGTGAATTCGTCGCATGCCACGTGACTCAATCAGGACTAAACTGTAACTAAATTCAGTGGCGTCACGGATGAGCAGTTGCGTAGAGGTAGAGGATACGTAGAGATAGAGGGCAGTAGGGTTGCCAAGGCTGCTCCCTCGTGCTATCCCCATTCTACTCTACTAGATCATTCGCGACGTCTCGGGCGCACGTCACGTGGCATTTGAAGGAATGCGCGTTGAAACGTGTTGTGCTCCGGCCTATCAATCCGTCCATGTAGCCATCGATTATACGATTTCCGCTATGAAACGATAAAAACCTGCAgctgataataatatttctaaataaatatacgacCATTCAACATCGTTGCGTTTATTACGGTTCCGCTCCTCTTTTCTCTCGCATCGCGcggtttctctctcgctctttaaCTTCATAATAGTTTGCACCGCGAGTAACTCGGCGACGCTAACGAGAAGCCTGCGTCTAATTGGCTTTTAGTACGCGAACCGGATTTAAGCGTCGTTACGGTAGTCCTACGGCTTAATCGCGGAAGCGATCCCGAGGAGCTTGTCCACTGAAAGGATCATTTTAACTCGCGGCCCGTGTCTTGCGTAATTTCGCGTGAAACGCGCGGATCGAgaaggaaacaattttcccGATGGTCCTTTCCATTCCGGTTCGTTCACGCGTCCCCGACTCGGCCCGTTTCGACGGATTATTTCCTcgtgttattaaatatgatatcGGGTGATCGACTCGCCTTTTCCTTGTTGTTTAGGCATCCGACACGTTACGCGAGATCCCACTCGGTTGCTTTCGTTTCGAGGAATCTCGTACGGTTTTGGACGCCGTTAAGTTGTGTTCGTTCAGTTGGATTTCAAGCAACTTCGAATAGGCAAATTTACGGAAATTTCTATTCGCGATTTCGCAGATATAGGGACAACGATTTTTACTTTCGAAAACATAACTGTCGGTGAATTTTCGGTCGagagtttataaaaataaaaagcgatACAGTAACGTCAAAGAACTAGAAGAGTCGAATAAATTGACATTGTAACATCACAAAAGTTGATTTGCTGcctaaagaataaaatatttgaaataattagctATGAAGTtgggaatattaaatattaatattatgttgttCCTGTTTTTATGACATTTCACTTAACTATGTAAATTTTCCTGTATACTTATgctctttattattttacaccatttacagaaaaaataaagaaattcttttctttattaagcaacttcctttatttcttattattcctTTATATATTCAACCgacatataattttattatcagtaTACTCAACTTTCTTtactaaagaatattaatggcCCTATTTCGTCCGTCATATTTACGAATTCATTTTTCGACACTGACCCGCACGTTGGAAACCCTGGTAAACGATTTCCCCGTATTATACACGGCACCGGCGTATCAACATTTCGCAGCGGAAGTTATCTAGAAAAACGGTCATTGCTTATGGCACGATATTATCGCCGGGAGGACCGAGTCCCCCGACGAACTCGCATTTCGAGGGGATCCGGAACGACAATTCGATTTCGGACAATTTGCCGGGAGCGTTAATTGACCCGAGagcgcaagagagagagagagagagagagagagagagagagagaggcccgAAGTTTCGGCCTACGGTAGGGCCATCCGGCTCGGAGCCGGAAAAGCAGGGCAAACACCGATCGAGAGCAATTTCTGATCCCTCCGCTGACTAGACACCGTGAAATGCAATTTCTTCGAAGCTGCGAAATTTCAACGAGAGACGGCCCCGCCTCTCTCGTCGATGTTTGCCGTTCGTTACGCCCGTCGAAAGTGCAAGCGACGAGATAAGGAAATTACTTCGCGTAACGAAGTTCGGGACAGTACGGCGAGAATGCTCGTGGCCCGCAGATGCACGCCCGAGCTCGATTATGGGACCTGGATAGGGAACTCGCACGGCCGAGGTGAGAACGTGAATGCGGATAAATTCTCTATTTATGGCCGCCGGTTCTCTCTCTACGGAGTGGCGCATCTCTTTCTCGGCGAATTCGGTCGACTCGCGGACGTAAAACGATAGCA is a window encoding:
- the LOC144473436 gene encoding uncharacterized protein LOC144473436, whose protein sequence is MALISVVGLSIGGNAAADVLVQPGYGQPQTPLLPQQIAQPFPTVPRVPGYGAFQQHSPGYHLELHPIYGHLGHSYGGLGHHHGHDLLPIHSKPLYRHLPYGDYGGLSGFGLPGTRGIVPPQIPLAANGRYRRSIGEPPSDGVQREKRESVAVATKPTLNGDNGMVVDFLNQDKEEKRVEVRQSKNDQAESDSTLLGLNPPSMYPAQNQYQFAMPASSSYQQIVNEEPAPPAQINTRAAIHEQATPQNQAAATTANTVRETRSGYASSMLPPQVLVLNQSPWRTAQVVVQDPKRNYPDPRPMTDAERIDHEKLKNHVESQQAKSPESSEKDEIVGSHHHHKIKTITHIHQHAKFRSNDYENEPYTPCTCQNPVYTVYSDATNNLPLTQLGVQEPGLALQLASLPETDSPNMGYYVVAPQTYSSPIVYSDYSYSAMPSVIAQDAKL